A genomic region of Candidatus Delongbacteria bacterium contains the following coding sequences:
- a CDS encoding putative DNA binding domain-containing protein encodes MTLDEIKRFIELGEGFHLELKESLDKNLIEEVCAFANSSGGKIILGVTDKGIIKGINTDNATRSKVQDMLQQLEPSLPIIISVLENLIIIDVPQGTEKPYGCSRGFFLRIGPNSQKLSRNEIVSFFEKEGRIRFDELENRKADFSNDFDENAYKKFIQLANITPSIEKTYLLKNLDCLNENSKLTNAGVLFFTKSTDFLINHATVVCVLYKGNEKLHILDKKDFKSSIIENIENAVLFVQRHTNLAYKIEHLQREEIPEIPELALRESIINAVCHRDYFQKGSNVMIEIFDDRVEISNPGGIPSELDPADFGTKSVARNPVIASLLHRVDYIEKIGSGINRIKNSVSDQNSCTVEFKLTGFFTVTFKRVDMIMSSKTSEKTSEKTSEKTSEKTSEKTSEKILNLLKENSTITIQDLANLLNKSTRAVEMQISKLKSENKILRIGADKGGYWEVVEKE; translated from the coding sequence AGTTGAAAGAATCATTAGATAAAAATTTAATAGAAGAAGTTTGTGCTTTTGCTAATTCCAGTGGCGGAAAAATTATACTCGGAGTTACAGATAAAGGTATTATAAAAGGAATCAATACAGATAATGCCACTCGTTCAAAAGTACAAGATATGTTACAACAGCTTGAACCTTCTTTACCTATTATAATCAGTGTGCTTGAAAATTTAATAATAATTGATGTACCTCAGGGAACAGAAAAACCTTATGGTTGTTCAAGAGGATTTTTTTTAAGAATTGGTCCAAATAGTCAAAAATTATCAAGAAATGAAATCGTTAGTTTTTTTGAAAAAGAAGGTCGAATTCGTTTTGATGAATTAGAAAACAGAAAAGCTGATTTCAGTAATGACTTTGACGAGAATGCATATAAGAAATTTATTCAACTTGCTAATATAACGCCGTCTATTGAAAAAACATATCTTTTAAAAAACCTTGACTGCTTAAATGAGAATAGTAAACTGACTAATGCTGGAGTACTCTTTTTTACAAAATCAACTGATTTCTTAATAAATCATGCAACTGTTGTATGTGTTTTATATAAAGGAAATGAAAAACTTCATATCTTAGATAAGAAAGATTTTAAATCCAGCATCATTGAAAATATTGAAAACGCTGTTCTTTTTGTACAAAGACATACAAATCTTGCCTATAAAATAGAGCATTTACAAAGAGAAGAAATACCGGAAATACCAGAACTAGCTTTAAGAGAATCTATTATTAATGCTGTTTGCCATCGAGATTACTTCCAAAAAGGCTCTAATGTTATGATTGAAATATTTGATGATAGAGTTGAGATATCAAATCCTGGAGGAATACCTTCTGAATTAGATCCGGCTGATTTTGGCACTAAAAGTGTAGCTCGGAATCCTGTTATCGCTTCATTATTACATCGAGTTGATTATATTGAGAAAATAGGTAGTGGAATAAACAGGATAAAAAATTCTGTCAGTGATCAAAACAGTTGTACAGTTGAGTTTAAGCTTACTGGCTTTTTTACAGTAACTTTTAAAAGAGTAGATATGATTATGAGCAGTAAAACTTCGGAGAAAACTTCGGAGAAAACTTCGGAGAAAACTTCGGAGAAAACTTCGGAGAAAACTTCGGAGAAAATATTAAATTTGTTAAAAGAAAACTCAACAATTACTATTCAGGATTTAGCAAATTTACTCAATAAATCTACAAGGGCTGTAGAGATGCAGATTAGCAAACTAAAGTCTGAGAATAAAATTTTAAGAATTGGTGCCGATAAAGGTGGATACTGGGAAGTTGTCGAAAAAGAATGA
- a CDS encoding tail fiber domain-containing protein, whose protein sequence is MVKCVKFFLIALLFFTTVINAQSVGINTTGSLAHPSAMLDVSSTTKGFLAPRMTKSEREAIASPASGLTVFQTDDITGYYYYTGSAWTKINSGENSYQWEVNGNDIYYNSGNVGIGAAPSISKLLVEGGSIGIRSLSNLNNHDNFSIMSEAKGVGGFQNRGISLDVAGATYNIGANILIQGLSGGVVNYGVNTYVNGASNSTNYGYYADLENIGNNNNYAFYVSGLNSASNNYAFYSNGTAKSYFGGNVSIGTTNSTNSLEVSNTTLNRISASVSTNVQSGYQIKRTDTSYDTDWQIFSPASSDQMIVSESSQNLFTFNKAGKFGIKTLNPYGLLHLGETYGVLLSMGASYWDQQTVIEVGHDGYQNWTDIRVPVYENNYPSSKIRLTEEGDVGIGVNPKYRFHIVSENLEWPSYYFYGKEAAMVIGTEKDNDYNIAFQVRRGAEKDNMYTGDISFTVMTNGNVGIGSIYTYHLFALDGGAYSDGETWVSASDSRLKENITPYEKNGIKQIMKLKPVSYNYKSDTEKKEQLGFIAQEIREILPEVVSGMEGDIEKGETLGINYDGIVPVLTKAIQEQQLLIENQQKQIEELKKVVEDLIKSNNSSKE, encoded by the coding sequence ATGGTTAAGTGTGTAAAGTTTTTTTTGATCGCATTGTTGTTTTTTACAACAGTAATAAATGCACAATCAGTTGGTATTAACACGACTGGATCTTTAGCCCATCCTTCTGCTATGCTTGATGTATCTTCAACCACAAAAGGATTTCTAGCACCAAGAATGACTAAATCTGAAAGAGAAGCTATTGCGAGTCCAGCTTCAGGATTAACAGTTTTCCAAACAGATGATATTACAGGATACTACTATTACACCGGATCAGCTTGGACGAAAATTAACAGTGGTGAAAATTCCTATCAATGGGAAGTAAATGGTAATGATATATACTATAATTCTGGCAATGTTGGTATAGGAGCTGCTCCGAGTATTTCAAAATTATTGGTAGAAGGAGGATCTATTGGAATTAGAAGTCTATCTAATCTAAACAATCATGATAATTTTTCTATTATGTCTGAAGCTAAAGGTGTAGGAGGATTTCAGAATAGGGGTATATCCTTAGATGTTGCAGGAGCAACATACAATATCGGTGCAAATATTTTAATTCAAGGATTATCTGGTGGTGTTGTAAACTATGGAGTTAATACATATGTAAATGGAGCAAGCAATTCAACAAATTATGGCTACTATGCTGACTTAGAAAACATTGGAAATAATAACAATTATGCTTTTTATGTTTCTGGTTTAAATTCTGCTTCAAATAATTACGCATTCTATTCCAATGGTACAGCAAAAAGTTATTTTGGTGGAAATGTTTCCATTGGTACAACTAATTCTACTAATAGTTTGGAAGTTTCAAATACAACTTTAAATAGAATTTCTGCATCAGTCTCAACTAATGTTCAGTCAGGATACCAAATCAAAAGAACAGATACTTCCTATGACACAGACTGGCAAATTTTCTCTCCTGCATCCTCAGATCAGATGATTGTATCTGAGTCCAGTCAGAATTTATTCACATTTAATAAAGCTGGTAAATTTGGAATTAAGACTTTAAATCCATACGGTTTGCTTCATTTAGGTGAAACCTATGGAGTATTACTTTCGATGGGAGCATCATATTGGGATCAACAAACAGTTATTGAAGTTGGTCATGATGGATATCAAAATTGGACTGATATTAGAGTTCCTGTATATGAAAATAATTATCCATCTTCTAAGATAAGATTAACAGAAGAAGGAGATGTGGGGATTGGAGTCAATCCAAAGTATAGATTTCATATTGTATCAGAAAATCTTGAATGGCCGAGTTATTACTTTTACGGGAAAGAAGCAGCTATGGTTATAGGAACTGAGAAGGATAATGATTATAACATAGCTTTTCAAGTAAGGAGGGGAGCTGAAAAAGATAATATGTATACTGGTGATATTTCATTTACAGTTATGACAAATGGAAATGTTGGGATTGGATCAATATATACTTATCATCTCTTCGCACTTGATGGTGGAGCATATTCTGATGGAGAAACTTGGGTTAGTGCTTCGGACTCAAGATTGAAGGAAAACATCACTCCATATGAAAAAAATGGAATCAAACAAATTATGAAGCTGAAACCGGTCTCATATAATTACAAATCTGATACAGAGAAAAAAGAACAGCTGGGTTTTATAGCACAAGAGATCAGAGAAATATTACCAGAGGTTGTAAGTGGTATGGAAGGTGACATTGAAAAAGGGGAGACTTTAGGAATAAATTATGATGGTATAGTTCCAGTATTAACAAAAGCGATTCAGGAACAGCAATTATTGATAGAAAATCAGCAAAAACAGATCGAGGAATTAAAGAAAGTTGTTGAAGATTTGATAAAAAGTAATAATTCATCAAAGGAATAA